One Motacilla alba alba isolate MOTALB_02 chromosome 15, Motacilla_alba_V1.0_pri, whole genome shotgun sequence DNA segment encodes these proteins:
- the LOC119707377 gene encoding endogenous retrovirus group K member 24 Gag polyprotein-like — protein MASTQPMVGPTKQGTQNANPKWRPLTYDVIKDLTQAVKEDGFGSLYFQQLLKITFYYCDLVPYECRYLVSLILTDLQVLVWDMRWRRALAQLRKRYAGGPHAALTLAQLAGDEPHDSPEDQLAQLPRDVIADVQEAALKAVLQIQPVETLEGIYTEIKQGLSEPFISFVDRLILAVNRQVSDEVVKPHLLQILAFVNANAECKGIIRAMPGLPTLGEMLEACNKVGTPQHTAEIQADVWGQQVKKLLREQNNELSKILTALHPAFQQGSSTEAMSTEFPGGPCFRCGKYGHVKENCPEPTENAEAPSLCPRCRRGKHHANQCYSETDVDGKPLPHPGRSKKSARRRRATTRGMALAQPGTPQGTQPLGNVSHTPSAGPSAASPATQNCCPKARDAIRELPN, from the coding sequence ATGGCATCAACACAACCAATGGTCGGGCCAACAAAACAAGGCACACAGAATGCAAATCCCAAATGGAGGCCACTGACATACGACGTAATTAAAGACTTGACGCAGGCAGTAAAAGAGGATGGCTTCGGCTCTCTCTACTTCCAGCAATTATTAAAAATCACCTTTTATTACTGCGACCTGGTACCTTATGAATGCAGATATCTCGTCTCGCTAATTCTTACAGATTTACAAGTCCTGGTGTGGGATATGAGGTGGCGGAGGGCTCTGGCTCAGCTGAGGAAGAGATATGCAGGAGGGCCACACGCAGCTCTCACCCTGGCTCAACTGGCAGGAGATGAACCCCACGACAGTCCTGAAGATCAGTTAGCACAGCTGCCTCGAGACGTGATTGCGGACGTCCAAGAGGCAGCACTGAAGGCAGTTCTGCAAATTCAACCAGTTGAAACTCTAGAAGGcatttacacagaaataaagcaaggTCTTTCTGAGCCCTTCATTTCATTCGTCGATCGTCTCATACTAGCAGTGAACAGGCAAGTAAGTGATGAAGTGGTGAAGCCACATCTGCTTCAAATTCTCGCTTTTGTAAACGCCAATGCAGAGTGCAAAGGTATAATTAGAGCCATGCCTGGTCTACCAACCTTGGGTGAAATGCTGGAGGCATGCAACAAGGTGGGCACACCTCAGCACACTGCAGAAATCCAAGCCGACGTTTGGGGACAGCAGGTCAAGAAACTCCTTCGAGAGCAGAACAACGAACTTTCAAAAATCCTCACAGCACTTCACCCAGCTTTTCAACAAGGCAGCTCCACGGAAGCAATGTCGACAGAATTCCCCGGGGGACCGTGCTTCAGATGCGGAAAATATGGACACGTAAAAGAGAATTGTCCAGAACCTACGGAGAACGCGGAAGCGCCGAGCCTTTGTCCAAGatgcaggagaggaaaacaccATGCCAATCAATGTTACTCTGAAACGGATGTGGACGGAAAACCTCTGCCTCATCCGGGACGCTCGAAGAAGAGCGCGCGACGCCGACGTGCCACGACACGAGGGATGGCACTGGCTCAGCCCGGAACCCCACAGGGAACACAACCACTGGGGAACGTGAGTCACACTCCATCAGCAGGACcatctgctgcttccccagcaaCCCAGAATTGTTGCCCCAAGGCGCGCGATGCGATTCGGGAGCTTCCAAATTAG